A single genomic interval of Microbacterium hydrocarbonoxydans harbors:
- a CDS encoding alanine racemase codes for MLDLTADLSPDEGRLSVSPAWQDPARYWPRLSAATGHLPAPVAVIDLDALRHNAMDLLVRAGGLPIRVASKSVRVRSVLDAVLRLPGYRGILAFTLAEALWLAETHDDIVLGYPTVDRAGLAELFASEEAAGRITLMVDDLAHLDIIDSIAPAGRRPDVRVAIDADASLRSAALGHIGVRRSGLFSAGEVAAFARKIVRRPGFTLVGLQMYEAQIAGQGDNAGPDAPVIRLMQARSRAELRERRAAIVGALTEIASLEFLNGGGTGSLEFTGSDESLTEASAGSGLLGGHLFDGYRSFRPAPAAAIAFDVVRRPTRDIATVLGGGWIASGPAVASRQPLPVWPEGLRTLPREAAGEVQTPLQGRAAESLGVGDRVWFRHAKSGEPAERIDSYHLVSGDEIIDELPTYRGEGKAFL; via the coding sequence GTGCTCGACCTCACCGCCGACCTGAGCCCCGACGAGGGACGCCTCTCCGTGTCGCCCGCATGGCAGGACCCCGCCCGCTACTGGCCGCGCCTGTCCGCCGCGACCGGCCATCTGCCGGCCCCCGTAGCGGTCATCGACCTCGACGCGCTCCGCCATAACGCGATGGACCTGCTGGTCCGCGCCGGGGGGCTGCCCATCAGGGTCGCGTCGAAGTCGGTGCGGGTGCGGAGCGTGCTGGATGCCGTACTGCGGCTCCCCGGGTATCGCGGCATCCTGGCCTTCACCCTTGCCGAGGCGCTGTGGCTCGCCGAGACGCACGACGACATCGTGCTCGGCTACCCGACCGTGGATCGGGCGGGGCTTGCGGAGCTGTTCGCCTCCGAGGAGGCCGCCGGGCGCATCACGCTCATGGTCGACGACCTCGCCCACCTCGACATCATCGACAGCATCGCGCCGGCCGGACGTCGCCCCGACGTCCGCGTGGCCATCGACGCGGACGCCTCGCTCCGCTCCGCCGCGCTCGGTCACATCGGCGTGCGCAGATCCGGGCTCTTCTCGGCGGGCGAGGTCGCCGCTTTCGCCAGGAAGATCGTCCGCCGTCCCGGCTTCACCCTGGTCGGGTTGCAGATGTACGAGGCGCAGATCGCCGGCCAGGGCGACAACGCCGGGCCGGACGCGCCGGTCATCCGGCTCATGCAGGCGCGCTCTCGCGCCGAGCTCCGCGAGCGGCGCGCCGCGATCGTCGGCGCGCTGACCGAGATCGCATCGCTCGAGTTCCTCAACGGAGGCGGGACGGGATCCCTCGAGTTCACCGGCAGCGATGAGTCGCTGACGGAGGCGAGCGCGGGAAGCGGCCTGCTCGGAGGCCATCTCTTCGACGGCTACCGCTCTTTCCGGCCCGCGCCGGCCGCCGCGATCGCGTTCGACGTCGTCCGTCGCCCGACCCGCGACATCGCGACGGTGCTGGGCGGCGGGTGGATCGCCTCGGGACCGGCGGTTGCATCGCGCCAGCCGCTTCCCGTCTGGCCCGAGGGACTGCGCACCCTGCCACGGGAGGCGGCAGGCGAGGTGCAGACGCCGCTGCAGGGACGCGCGGCTGAGAGCCTCGGCGTCGGCGACCGTGTCTGGTTCCGGCATGCGAAGAGCGGCGAGCCTGCCGAGCGGATCGACAGCTATCACCTCGTCAGCGGTGACGAGATCATCGACGAACTGCCGACGTACCGCGGCGAGGGAAAGGCGTTCCTGTGA
- a CDS encoding DedA family protein — protein sequence MIRLATPTAAAEADHGFSGLTGLAADVLTALGDIGVGLLVFIEVLVPPIPSEVILPFAGYLSQSGDLSLGWLIAWSTLASLLGALLLYWLGAAIGVERAVRLLAATRLVSRSDLERGAGWFQRRGGWTVLVGRLVPGIRSLISIPAGATRMNLVWFSAYTIVGSGVWNSLLIGVGAALGTQHERLEHLLGHLDYAVYTAIAVALAVLVLRRVREARRGGVGNAESVAAGSADD from the coding sequence GTGATTCGCCTTGCCACTCCTACGGCCGCAGCGGAGGCCGATCACGGGTTCTCGGGGTTGACCGGGCTCGCCGCCGACGTCCTCACGGCGCTGGGTGACATAGGCGTGGGCCTGCTCGTGTTCATCGAGGTGCTGGTGCCGCCGATCCCCAGCGAGGTGATCCTGCCGTTCGCGGGGTACCTGAGTCAGAGCGGCGATCTGTCCCTCGGGTGGCTGATCGCGTGGAGCACGCTCGCCTCATTGCTCGGGGCGTTGCTGCTGTACTGGCTCGGAGCCGCGATCGGGGTCGAGCGCGCGGTGCGTCTGCTTGCCGCGACCCGGTTGGTCAGCCGTTCCGACCTCGAACGCGGGGCTGGTTGGTTCCAGCGCCGCGGCGGTTGGACGGTGCTCGTCGGCCGACTGGTACCGGGGATCCGCAGTCTGATCTCCATCCCCGCCGGCGCGACGCGCATGAACCTCGTGTGGTTCAGCGCCTACACGATCGTGGGCAGCGGGGTGTGGAACTCCCTGCTCATCGGTGTGGGCGCGGCGCTCGGCACCCAGCATGAGCGGCTCGAGCACCTGCTCGGCCACCTCGACTATGCGGTCTACACGGCGATCGCCGTCGCCCTCGCGGTCCTGGTGCTGCGTCGAGTGCGCGAGGCGAGGCGGGGAGGCGTAGGCAACGCGGAGAGCGTTGCCGCGGGTAGCGCAGACGACTGA
- a CDS encoding NAD(P)/FAD-dependent oxidoreductase encodes MPKILIVGGGYAGFYTAWKLEKHLRKGEADVTMVDPLPYMTYQPFLPEVAAGSIEARHSVVAHRRHLKRTNVLTAKVTNINHAQKVATITPPVGEPYEFAYDQIVVTAGAVSRTFPIPGIADNAIGLKTIEEAVAIRDRLMSNFDKAASLPAGPERDRLLSVVVVGGGFAGIEVFAELRSLASSLVGKYPELTFDDTHFHLIEAMGRIMPEVSLPTSEWVLKDLAKRGANVHLDTQLTSAVDGNVELSTGEIIPTDLIVWTAGVMANPTVVRGGDLPVEERGRIQTRADLRVGTPEAFVEGAWAAGDVSAVPDLSGGGVGGFCVPNAQHAVRQAKLLAKNVVAVLRGEDPKEYFHKNLGAVAGLGLYNGVFQSGKIALKGFVAWVAHRGYHGLAMPTWERKFRVVWGWWNNLWLGRDLVNLETVQNPRYVFEEFAARPRPAADAPAPAVTAPAAQATASDKAADEKPAGEKTAAAKPAAKKPAAKKTAETASAK; translated from the coding sequence GTGCCCAAGATCCTGATCGTCGGTGGAGGCTACGCAGGCTTCTACACGGCGTGGAAGCTGGAGAAGCACCTCCGCAAGGGCGAGGCAGACGTCACCATGGTCGACCCGCTGCCGTACATGACGTACCAGCCGTTCCTCCCCGAGGTGGCCGCAGGCTCGATCGAAGCCCGTCACTCGGTGGTCGCCCACCGTCGTCACCTCAAGCGCACGAACGTGCTCACCGCCAAGGTGACGAACATCAACCACGCCCAGAAGGTCGCGACGATCACCCCGCCGGTCGGTGAGCCGTACGAGTTCGCGTACGACCAGATCGTCGTCACCGCCGGTGCCGTCTCGCGTACATTCCCGATCCCGGGCATCGCGGACAACGCGATCGGCCTGAAGACGATCGAGGAGGCCGTCGCGATCCGCGACCGCCTGATGTCGAACTTCGACAAGGCGGCATCGCTGCCCGCAGGTCCCGAGCGCGACCGTCTGCTCTCGGTCGTCGTCGTCGGTGGCGGCTTCGCCGGCATCGAGGTCTTCGCCGAGCTGCGCTCGCTCGCCTCGTCGCTGGTGGGCAAGTACCCGGAGCTGACCTTCGACGACACGCACTTCCACCTCATCGAGGCGATGGGCCGCATCATGCCCGAGGTCTCGCTGCCGACGAGCGAGTGGGTCCTCAAGGACCTCGCGAAGCGCGGCGCCAACGTGCACCTCGACACGCAGCTCACCAGCGCGGTCGACGGCAACGTGGAGCTGTCGACGGGCGAGATCATCCCGACCGACCTGATCGTCTGGACCGCCGGTGTCATGGCGAACCCGACCGTCGTGCGCGGCGGCGATCTGCCCGTCGAGGAGCGCGGTCGCATCCAGACCCGTGCCGATCTGCGCGTCGGCACCCCCGAGGCGTTCGTCGAGGGCGCTTGGGCCGCCGGTGACGTCTCCGCAGTGCCCGACCTCTCCGGTGGCGGAGTCGGTGGCTTCTGCGTGCCGAACGCCCAGCACGCGGTGCGTCAGGCGAAGCTGCTCGCGAAGAACGTCGTCGCCGTGCTCCGCGGGGAGGACCCGAAGGAGTACTTCCACAAGAACCTGGGTGCCGTCGCCGGCCTCGGTCTGTACAACGGCGTCTTCCAGTCCGGCAAGATCGCCCTCAAGGGCTTCGTCGCCTGGGTCGCGCACCGCGGATACCACGGACTCGCGATGCCCACGTGGGAGCGCAAGTTCCGCGTGGTCTGGGGCTGGTGGAACAACCTGTGGCTGGGTCGCGATCTCGTGAACCTCGAGACCGTGCAGAACCCGCGCTACGTCTTCGAGGAGTTCGCCGCTCGTCCGCGCCCGGCAGCGGATGCTCCGGCGCCCGCCGTGACCGCTCCTGCCGCGCAGGCGACCGCCTCCGACAAGGCCGCCGATGAGAAGCCCGCCGGCGAGAAGACCGCCGCTGCGAAGCCGGCCGCCAAGAAGCCGGCCGCGAAGAAGACCGCAGAGACGGCCTCCGCCAAGTAG
- a CDS encoding S8 family serine peptidase: protein MTPRGVLRSGVALATIVASVLLLGASATPPPVPDDPADPTRAAEYWLDGARIREAWQTTRGDGVTIAVIDTGIGKVPGVFDEAVVGGTDVSGSGSPDGRTPVGAIDGNHGSWVASLAAGRGAADGKGMIGVAPEADLLSISVGFGAAAAVPFTDQVAKAMRWAVDNGADIINLSFTTNTLDWDKSWDEAFLYAFEHDVVVVVAAGNRGSGTNIIGAPATIPGVLTVGGVDQTGTASLEASTQGITIGIAAPSEGLRGVSADGKVIQWSGTSGAAPIVAGIAALIRSAHPDLDAANVINRIIKTAIAVPGMTKLPDPLYGYGLIDAQAAITADVPKVSENPMGDLAEWVRLFRRADTVPQPEPTAAPVEVPPLPAADAPTDPGSPLLPSAESLRYGTLPLIAFTVPGILVALGVTAAARRIRSARARTPHS from the coding sequence ATGACTCCGCGCGGGGTGCTGCGCAGCGGCGTCGCACTCGCGACGATCGTGGCATCCGTCCTGCTCCTCGGAGCCTCCGCCACGCCGCCGCCCGTGCCGGATGACCCGGCAGATCCCACGCGGGCAGCGGAGTACTGGCTCGACGGAGCGCGTATCCGCGAGGCCTGGCAGACCACTCGCGGCGACGGCGTGACGATCGCCGTGATCGACACCGGCATCGGCAAGGTGCCCGGCGTCTTCGACGAGGCGGTGGTGGGCGGAACGGATGTCTCGGGCTCCGGGTCTCCCGATGGACGCACACCCGTCGGGGCCATCGACGGGAACCACGGGTCCTGGGTCGCCTCGCTCGCCGCCGGGCGGGGAGCCGCTGACGGCAAGGGGATGATCGGCGTCGCCCCCGAGGCGGACCTGCTCTCGATCTCGGTCGGCTTCGGCGCCGCGGCCGCCGTGCCGTTCACCGACCAGGTCGCGAAGGCGATGCGCTGGGCCGTCGACAACGGCGCGGACATCATCAACCTGTCGTTCACGACCAACACGCTGGACTGGGACAAGAGCTGGGACGAGGCGTTCCTGTATGCGTTCGAGCACGACGTGGTGGTCGTCGTCGCGGCGGGTAACCGGGGGAGCGGCACCAACATCATCGGCGCGCCGGCGACGATCCCCGGCGTGCTCACCGTCGGCGGCGTCGACCAGACGGGCACCGCGAGCCTCGAGGCGTCGACGCAGGGGATCACCATCGGCATCGCCGCTCCCAGCGAGGGACTGCGCGGCGTCTCGGCGGATGGCAAGGTCATCCAGTGGAGTGGCACGAGCGGTGCGGCCCCGATCGTCGCGGGGATCGCCGCGCTGATCCGCTCGGCGCATCCCGACCTGGATGCCGCGAACGTCATCAACCGGATCATCAAGACCGCGATCGCGGTGCCGGGGATGACGAAGCTCCCCGACCCGCTGTACGGCTACGGGTTGATCGACGCGCAGGCGGCGATCACCGCCGACGTGCCGAAGGTCTCCGAGAACCCGATGGGCGACCTCGCGGAATGGGTGCGCCTGTTCCGTCGCGCCGACACCGTTCCGCAGCCCGAACCGACCGCCGCGCCGGTCGAGGTGCCGCCGCTCCCGGCGGCCGACGCCCCCACCGACCCCGGTTCACCGCTGCTTCCCAGCGCTGAATCGCTGCGCTACGGTACCCTGCCGCTCATCGCGTTCACAGTCCCTGGTATCCTGGTAGCGCTTGGCGTCACCGCAGCTGCCCGGCGCATCCGATCGGCGCGCGCTCGCACGCCACATTCCTGA
- a CDS encoding DUF501 domain-containing protein, with product MTTPPFSAPTTAELAVVSTQLGRTARGVVGIAARCVCGNPTVVATTPRLPDGTPFPTFYYLTHPAATAAMSTLEATQVMPELAALLADDEEIAGAYLAAHEAYLADRAQFGDVTEIAGISAGGMPTRVKCLHALAGHALAAGPGVNPIGDVALERSSWSPERCRCEEPGAALRDVEASSA from the coding sequence GTGACGACTCCGCCTTTCTCCGCTCCCACGACCGCCGAGCTCGCCGTGGTCTCGACCCAGCTGGGCAGGACGGCCCGCGGCGTCGTCGGCATCGCGGCGCGCTGCGTCTGCGGGAATCCCACCGTGGTCGCCACGACACCGCGGCTCCCGGACGGAACGCCGTTCCCGACTTTCTACTACCTCACCCACCCGGCGGCGACGGCAGCGATGTCGACGCTCGAGGCGACGCAGGTCATGCCGGAGCTGGCCGCCCTGCTCGCCGATGACGAAGAGATCGCTGGTGCGTATCTCGCCGCTCACGAGGCCTACCTCGCGGACCGCGCGCAGTTCGGCGATGTGACGGAGATCGCCGGCATCTCGGCCGGCGGTATGCCGACCCGTGTCAAGTGCTTGCACGCGCTGGCCGGCCACGCGCTCGCGGCCGGTCCCGGCGTGAATCCGATCGGTGACGTCGCGCTCGAGCGTTCCTCCTGGTCGCCCGAGCGCTGCCGGTGCGAAGAGCCGGGTGCGGCCCTGCGCGACGTCGAGGCCTCGTCGGCATGA
- a CDS encoding FtsB family cell division protein, producing MARRPAPPSASPATPRAAASTPAARPARGSRPARTTRPVRGAAGAAQDRRVDVREWASGIRLSAFSVIMLSLVVLGAWVLVPTLGTFIDQRQKIAALEQSIQVSEDQITALEKERDRWNDPAFITTQARERLYYVKPGEVVYLIDNDLDPAALPREQEPVSDTLQETQSDWMPQLLRTLTSAGLSDTAAVAR from the coding sequence GTGGCACGACGACCGGCTCCTCCTTCGGCGTCTCCGGCCACGCCCCGCGCCGCCGCATCGACTCCGGCGGCCCGCCCCGCCCGCGGGTCCCGGCCCGCTCGCACGACCCGCCCGGTCCGCGGGGCGGCCGGTGCCGCTCAGGACCGCCGCGTGGACGTGCGGGAATGGGCGTCAGGCATCCGTCTCTCGGCGTTCTCGGTGATCATGCTGTCGCTGGTCGTGCTCGGTGCCTGGGTGCTCGTGCCGACGCTCGGCACGTTCATCGACCAGCGTCAGAAGATCGCCGCGCTCGAGCAGTCGATCCAGGTCTCCGAAGACCAGATCACCGCACTCGAGAAGGAGCGCGACCGCTGGAACGACCCGGCGTTCATCACCACCCAGGCCCGGGAGCGGCTGTACTACGTCAAGCCGGGCGAGGTCGTCTATCTGATCGACAACGACCTGGATCCTGCGGCGCTGCCGCGGGAGCAGGAGCCTGTGAGCGACACGCTCCAGGAGACGCAGTCGGACTGGATGCCGCAGCTGCTGCGTACCCTCACCTCTGCCGGCCTCAGCGACACCGCCGCCGTCGCGCGCTGA
- the eno gene encoding phosphopyruvate hydratase: MALIEAVGAREILDSRGNPTVEVEVLLDDGVVQRAAVPSGASTGAFEAYELRDGDKSRYGGKGVLKAVEAIIDELGPALEGVEASEQRIVDEILIETDGTENKQRTGANAILGVSLAVAKAAADSADLPLFRYLGGPNAHVLPVPLFNVINGGEHADNGIDMQEFFLAPIGAETYSEALRWGVETYHVLRAELKAAGYATGLGDEGGFAPDLPSNREGLDFLVQAIEKAGFTPGTDIALGLDVAATEFFSDGVYRLDNKDWSGPELIEYYQGLVNDFPIVTIEDALAEDDWDNWKLLTDALGSKVQLVGDDLFVTNPTRLADGIKRGVANSLLVKVNQIGTLTETFDAVSLAQRSGYTAMLSHRSGETEDTTIADLVVATNAGQIKAGAPARSERVAKYNQLLRIEEELGDAAVFAGRSAFPRYQG; encoded by the coding sequence GTGGCACTGATCGAGGCTGTAGGCGCACGTGAGATTCTCGACTCGCGCGGGAACCCGACCGTCGAGGTGGAGGTGCTCCTCGATGACGGCGTCGTCCAGCGGGCGGCCGTCCCGTCCGGTGCATCCACCGGCGCATTCGAGGCGTACGAGCTCCGCGACGGCGACAAGAGCCGTTACGGCGGCAAGGGCGTGCTGAAGGCCGTCGAGGCGATCATCGACGAGCTCGGCCCGGCCCTCGAGGGCGTCGAGGCGAGCGAGCAGCGCATCGTCGACGAGATCCTCATCGAGACCGATGGCACCGAGAACAAGCAGCGCACGGGCGCCAACGCGATCCTCGGCGTCAGCCTGGCCGTCGCCAAGGCCGCGGCCGACTCGGCCGATCTGCCGCTTTTCCGCTACCTCGGCGGGCCCAACGCGCACGTGCTGCCCGTTCCGCTGTTCAACGTCATCAACGGCGGCGAGCACGCCGACAACGGCATCGACATGCAGGAGTTCTTCCTCGCGCCGATCGGTGCCGAGACCTACTCCGAGGCGCTCCGCTGGGGCGTCGAGACCTACCACGTGCTGCGCGCAGAGCTGAAGGCCGCCGGCTACGCGACCGGCCTCGGCGACGAGGGCGGGTTCGCCCCCGACCTGCCCAGCAACCGCGAGGGGCTGGACTTCCTCGTCCAGGCGATCGAGAAGGCGGGCTTCACGCCCGGCACCGACATCGCCCTGGGCCTCGACGTCGCGGCGACCGAGTTCTTCTCCGACGGCGTGTACCGCCTCGACAACAAGGACTGGAGCGGACCCGAGCTGATCGAGTACTACCAGGGCCTGGTGAACGACTTCCCGATCGTCACGATCGAGGACGCGCTCGCCGAGGACGACTGGGACAACTGGAAGCTCCTCACCGATGCCCTGGGCTCCAAGGTCCAGCTCGTCGGCGACGACCTGTTCGTCACCAACCCGACGCGCCTCGCCGACGGCATCAAGCGCGGCGTCGCCAACTCGCTGCTCGTGAAGGTCAACCAGATCGGCACCCTGACCGAGACGTTCGACGCGGTCAGCCTCGCCCAGCGCTCCGGCTACACGGCGATGCTGTCGCACCGCTCCGGGGAGACCGAGGACACCACGATCGCCGACCTCGTCGTCGCGACCAACGCGGGTCAGATCAAGGCGGGTGCGCCTGCTCGCAGCGAGCGCGTCGCGAAGTACAATCAGCTTCTGCGCATCGAGGAGGAACTGGGCGACGCCGCGGTCTTCGCCGGTCGTTCGGCCTTCCCGCGCTACCAGGGCTGA
- a CDS encoding O-methyltransferase, translating to MESTPTAWSNADVYLADLLVGHDPELDAALAAQREAGLPEIEVAPVGGKLLNLLARISGARRVLEIGTLGGYSTIWLARAVGEGGRVVTIEAEADNAAVARASIDAAGVGDRVEIRIGRGADVLPTLVGGFDLVFIDADKESNTIYLDWAARLGHTGTVVVLDNIGREGEIVRTDSTDSKVNGTRDALRMLGEDPRFDATALQTVGVKGWDGVALAVIV from the coding sequence ATGGAATCCACTCCCACCGCCTGGTCGAACGCCGACGTCTACCTCGCCGATCTGCTCGTCGGACATGACCCCGAGCTCGACGCCGCACTCGCGGCGCAACGCGAGGCAGGGCTCCCCGAGATCGAGGTCGCACCCGTCGGCGGCAAGCTGCTGAACCTGCTGGCGCGCATCAGCGGCGCTCGCCGTGTGCTCGAGATCGGGACGCTGGGCGGATACTCCACGATCTGGCTCGCGCGGGCAGTCGGCGAGGGCGGCAGGGTCGTCACGATCGAGGCCGAGGCGGACAACGCCGCCGTGGCCCGTGCGAGCATCGACGCGGCGGGCGTGGGGGACAGGGTGGAGATCCGGATCGGCCGGGGAGCCGATGTCCTGCCGACCCTGGTGGGCGGCTTCGACCTCGTCTTCATCGATGCGGACAAGGAGTCCAACACGATCTACCTCGACTGGGCGGCGCGGCTGGGCCACACCGGTACCGTCGTCGTGCTCGACAACATCGGACGCGAGGGCGAGATCGTCCGCACCGACTCGACCGACTCGAAGGTGAACGGCACCAGGGACGCGCTGCGGATGCTCGGAGAGGACCCGCGTTTCGACGCCACCGCACTGCAGACGGTCGGCGTCAAGGGCTGGGACGGCGTGGCGCTCGCGGTGATCGTGTGA
- a CDS encoding CPBP family intramembrane glutamic endopeptidase: protein MTRLRIAAVLVFVVLSCGLAWLVALPLWLGDGLAEPSTGYLLPVMMLTPAVAALAVTFAMKVPRPGARLRFLGLWPLRPARRVVWLMVIGWLVPPVLVALGILVAAALGFVDLDLAFSGFAAEIAKALPAGSPMPPVELVVISQIAMIPAAALFNSLLAFGEELGWRGWLVPALRPLGTWPALLLSGAIWGLWHSPLILLGYNFGRTDITGVLLMIGGCVAWGVLLGWLRLRSASVWPAVLAHGSLNAAAGLILLVAATQPDLALAGPLGIAGWIVAAATIAVLVLTGQFREQPELAGGPGRLLSAPRAGGPPPAP from the coding sequence ATGACCCGTCTCCGCATCGCCGCCGTCCTCGTCTTCGTCGTGCTGTCCTGCGGGCTCGCCTGGCTGGTCGCCCTGCCCCTGTGGCTCGGCGACGGTCTCGCCGAGCCGAGCACCGGGTACCTGCTGCCCGTGATGATGCTGACACCGGCCGTGGCGGCGCTCGCCGTCACCTTCGCCATGAAGGTCCCGAGGCCCGGCGCGCGACTCCGTTTCCTCGGTCTGTGGCCGCTGCGCCCGGCGAGGCGGGTGGTGTGGCTCATGGTCATCGGCTGGCTGGTGCCTCCGGTGCTCGTCGCCCTCGGCATCCTCGTCGCCGCGGCACTCGGCTTCGTCGACCTCGACCTCGCCTTCTCGGGCTTCGCGGCCGAGATCGCGAAGGCGCTGCCTGCCGGCTCCCCGATGCCACCGGTGGAGCTGGTGGTGATCTCGCAGATCGCGATGATCCCCGCGGCCGCTCTCTTCAACAGCCTGCTCGCCTTCGGCGAGGAGCTCGGCTGGCGGGGCTGGCTCGTCCCGGCGCTGCGTCCGCTCGGCACCTGGCCTGCGCTGCTGCTCAGCGGCGCGATCTGGGGACTGTGGCACAGCCCACTGATCCTGCTCGGTTACAACTTCGGGCGCACCGACATCACCGGCGTGCTCCTCATGATCGGCGGATGCGTCGCCTGGGGCGTCCTGCTGGGCTGGCTGCGACTGCGTTCGGCCTCGGTCTGGCCGGCCGTCCTGGCGCACGGCTCCCTCAACGCCGCGGCCGGCCTGATCCTGCTGGTCGCCGCAACTCAGCCGGATCTCGCTCTCGCCGGTCCGCTCGGGATCGCCGGGTGGATCGTCGCCGCGGCGACCATCGCCGTGCTCGTCCTCACGGGGCAGTTCCGCGAGCAGCCGGAGCTCGCCGGTGGTCCCGGTCGGCTGCTCTCCGCTCCGCGCGCCGGCGGTCCGCCTCCGGCCCCTTGA
- a CDS encoding DUF1648 domain-containing protein, producing the protein MTPDIRRARTAFLWVGVIVPLALIVLAAIVVLSWLPDLPDPAAVHWGPDGVDGFGPRWTPLVLLLGLGGGTVLLFALIAFLAHRGSSRNRAGSPMQPRWSATARLLGAASLGVAGVLSLVAVVTTSVQRGLQDAADAPDIAAWIPAFLVVLLGLGILGWFLQPAVAFVTEGSGAPVAPLALADHERAVWMRSVTVATGGQVVLGISAFIVIAMSVLLLAQGIAAGWIVAAVALMLVALIATGLAFRVRASAAGLRVRSVAGWPRLEIPAADIAAVRAVHVNPFAEFGGWGYRIGTDGRRGFVLREGDALEVTRTDGRVFVVTVDDAATAASVLAAAARR; encoded by the coding sequence ATGACCCCCGACATCCGCCGAGCCCGCACCGCCTTCCTGTGGGTGGGGGTGATCGTCCCGCTCGCGCTGATCGTGCTCGCCGCCATCGTCGTGCTGTCATGGCTGCCCGATCTGCCGGACCCCGCCGCCGTGCACTGGGGGCCCGACGGCGTCGACGGGTTCGGTCCGCGATGGACCCCGCTCGTGCTGCTCCTCGGCCTCGGCGGCGGGACCGTGCTGCTCTTCGCGCTCATCGCGTTCCTCGCACACCGCGGCTCGTCGCGGAACCGGGCGGGCTCCCCGATGCAGCCGCGGTGGTCGGCGACGGCTCGACTGCTCGGAGCCGCGAGCCTCGGTGTCGCCGGGGTGCTGTCCCTGGTCGCGGTGGTGACGACGTCCGTGCAGCGAGGGCTGCAGGATGCCGCAGACGCGCCCGACATCGCCGCGTGGATCCCGGCCTTCCTCGTCGTGCTGCTCGGACTCGGGATCCTTGGGTGGTTCCTGCAGCCCGCGGTGGCATTCGTGACCGAGGGATCCGGTGCACCGGTGGCGCCGCTCGCACTCGCCGACCACGAGCGCGCGGTCTGGATGAGGAGCGTGACGGTGGCCACCGGCGGTCAGGTCGTGCTCGGGATCAGCGCGTTCATCGTGATCGCGATGAGCGTGCTGCTGCTCGCGCAGGGCATCGCCGCCGGGTGGATCGTCGCCGCCGTCGCGCTGATGCTCGTCGCACTGATCGCGACCGGTCTCGCGTTCCGGGTGCGGGCGAGCGCGGCCGGTCTCCGGGTGCGCTCCGTCGCGGGATGGCCGCGACTCGAGATCCCCGCCGCGGACATCGCCGCAGTGCGGGCGGTGCACGTCAACCCCTTCGCCGAGTTCGGGGGGTGGGGCTACCGCATCGGCACGGACGGCCGGCGAGGGTTCGTGCTGCGCGAGGGCGACGCTCTCGAGGTGACGCGGACCGACGGCCGGGTGTTCGTCGTGACGGTCGACGACGCCGCCACCGCCGCGTCCGTCCTCGCCGCCGCCGCCCGTCGCTGA
- a CDS encoding GntR family transcriptional regulator: MLIRIDADSARSLFDQVAASVRADILTGRLVPGDRLPPAREVAEALEINVHTVLRAYQQLRDEGLIDLRRGRGAVVSASAAPLAELSHDIAALVARAASLGLSPTTLAALIKETDA; this comes from the coding sequence ATGCTGATTCGAATCGACGCCGACAGTGCGCGCTCCCTCTTCGATCAGGTGGCGGCGTCCGTGCGGGCCGACATCCTCACCGGGCGCCTCGTGCCCGGCGACCGCCTGCCGCCTGCGCGAGAGGTCGCCGAGGCGCTCGAGATCAACGTCCACACGGTGCTCCGGGCCTATCAGCAACTCAGAGACGAGGGCCTCATCGACCTGCGGCGGGGGAGGGGAGCGGTCGTCTCCGCGTCCGCCGCTCCGCTGGCAGAGCTCTCCCACGACATCGCCGCGCTCGTCGCACGCGCCGCATCCCTCGGCCTCTCACCCACGACCCTGGCCGCACTGATCAAGGAGACCGACGCATGA
- a CDS encoding PaaI family thioesterase has product MRITPRRLAIGMSLWIPNLCSGIRIRRFSDDWTHATVELHVNVLTRNYVKTAFGGSMSAMTDPYFFMLVMHQLGRDYVVWDTRGEIEFLKPGRGVLTAEFEVSRERAAEIRERAHGGAKVLEWFETVITDRDGDVVAKVRREVYIREKQRVTAARV; this is encoded by the coding sequence ATGCGCATCACTCCTCGCCGTCTCGCGATCGGCATGAGCCTCTGGATCCCCAATCTGTGCAGCGGCATCCGCATCCGCCGGTTCAGCGACGACTGGACGCACGCGACCGTCGAACTGCACGTGAACGTCCTCACCCGCAACTACGTCAAGACGGCGTTCGGCGGCTCTATGTCGGCGATGACCGATCCCTACTTCTTCATGCTCGTGATGCACCAGCTCGGTCGCGACTACGTGGTGTGGGACACCCGAGGCGAGATCGAGTTCCTGAAGCCCGGCCGCGGAGTGCTCACCGCCGAGTTCGAGGTCAGCCGCGAGCGTGCGGCCGAGATCCGCGAACGGGCGCACGGCGGAGCCAAGGTCCTCGAGTGGTTCGAGACCGTGATCACCGACCGCGACGGCGACGTGGTCGCGAAGGTGCGCCGCGAGGTCTACATCCGCGAGAAGCAGCGCGTCACCGCGGCGCGGGTCTGA